Below is a window of Chloroflexota bacterium DNA.
TCCGGTTCGGTTGGACGGCTTTCCGTAGCCGCCGCACCGTGGGCAGGTATGGAAACCTGCCCTACCGGCCCTCACCCAGAGACACGAAAAACCTCTGCGCTCTCGGGGCGCTCCGCGGTGAGGTAGGAATTATTTAGACTCACATGCGGGCCACGCGCCGCCAGCCCGTTACCGTGATCACCAGAAGCGCCACGAACATGGCTGCCAGCGCCCCTTCGGCGGCGCGCCACACCCAGATCTCGGCCCAGAAGGGCGCACGGGCCTCACCGCGCTCGGTTGCCGATAGGCCCCGCGCGGCCAATTCCGGCGTCGCCTCGGGTTGGAACGCGCCGCGCCCGTCCCCTTCGGGCGAGGGCACGGCAGGAGTCGCCTCGGGCGCAGCGGCGGGGGCGGGCGTCTCGGTTTGCGGCTGTGCCGCCAGTTTCATGACGACCTCTTCCGTGGCCGTCGGCTCGGGCGTCGTGGCGAACGCATACATATCGCCCGTGGGGGCAGGCGGCGCGCCCACCATCGGCGCGAGGGCAGGAGCAGGCGCCATCGGCCGCAGCCACAGGTCGCCCGCGATCACGAACGCCAGCAACACGCCCACCACAGCCGTCGCCGTCCGCAGGGCCATCAGCGGCGCAACGGCGAATGCGCCCGCGCGCGTCGGCTTCTCCGCCTGCGCCGGGCTGAGGACAAACGAGCGTGGAACGGCTACCCGAGGCGCCATCTGCACCAACCGCCGCGTCTGTTCCAGCGTCTGCTTCTCCCAGGCGCATTCGGCGCACGAGGCCAGGTGCGCCTCCACCTCGGCGGCCTGCTTCGGGTCCAGACGGCCATCCAGGTAGGCCGACAGATTCTCTTTGATTTGCTTGTGCTTATCTCGCATCCAGAATGCCATGAACCGGCTCCTCTAGCCTGTACCGCCTTGAAGACGATAGGCGGCGGGCAAAAGTTCCCCGTTGTGGAGCAGGTAGTCGCGCAATTTGGAGCGGGCGCGACTGAGCCGGGATTTGACCGTTCCGAGGGAGACCTGGGTGGCCTGGGCGATCTCCTCGTAACTCAGGCCCTCAATGTCCGACAGAACCAGCGTGATACGCTGGTCCGGCGGCAGCACGCTCAACCCCTGCTGGATGGCTGCCCCCAGTTCCTGCCGCAGCACGAAGTCCTCGGGGCTTTCGGAGTCATCGCGGAGCGTGGCGTCGTGCTCCGGCTCCACCAGCATGTCGTCCAGCGAGTCGGTGGGGCGGCGCTGCTTGACCCGCAACTGATCGTAGCAGGCATTCGTAACGATGCGCAGCAGCCACGCCTTGAACGAGCCGCCGCGAAACCGAGCGATGGCCTTGTAGGCCGACACGAAGGCATCCTGGGTCGCGTCAGCCGCCGCGTCGCTGTCGCCCAGGATGCGATACGCCACGTTGTACAGGGTGGACTGATACGCCAGCACCAGTTGATTGAAGGCGTGCAGGTCTCCTCGTTGAGCCTGCGCGATCAGGCTTTGTTCGTCCATCATGCTCCAAACTGCAAGGGCCGCCCCTGCCCTGCCCCGCGCCGCGGAACAGGGGAATGGTGGCGGAGGCGCGAGTGAGACGCATTCCCGATGGGATACTCACCCCATCATCTGTGCTTCAGCAACTCTTCTACGGTAAGGCCGATATCCTTGGCTATCTGGCGCAGCAGGATCGGTGAGACATCTCGTCCCGTATGAAAAGGCACGGTTGTGCACCGTCCATCCGGATGACGATACTGCCTATGGGAGCCTTTTCGGCGCACCTCCACAAAGCCGAGGTTCTCCAAGATCGCTGCTACCTCTCGCGGCTTGAGGACAGGACACTTGGCCATCATCCGCCAATCACCACTGTCTGGGTACCGACAAACTCGGCTTCAAGCGATGGCTCACCGTCCTCCAGCAGCATCTCAATGACTTCTTGCAGATTCTTCTGCAGTTCGTCAAGCGTTGCCGCTTGTGTGTGTGCCCCCGGGAAGCCCGGCACATAGCCGACATACAACCCCGTATCGGGACACTTCTCAACAACTGCCGTGAAGGTCCTCATCCCTACCTCCTAGATCGCCCCACGCCGCCCCCGCCTTGGCCCGCGTCATGCTGGGCCGAAGCCCCTCCGCCGACTCAGTTTCACCTCCCGTTGGTGAACTACACGCGGACCACCTCACCCCCTCGTTCCCCCTCTCCGCGCGCGGAGAGGGGGAGGCCGAAGGCCGGGGGTGAGATGTGGTATCCCCCGCGCCCTTCGGGAGGGCATAGACGCGACGCGCTTCCGGAAGCGTGCCGCGCCTTTCGCCAACACAAGACAGGACCGAATACCTTCCGCTCAGCAACTTGACGAAAGTTCCCTGATGCGCTATACTTCGCGCGAATCTGGCAGGTTCGCCTCCTGCGCCGAAGTGGCGGAATGGCAGACGCGGCGGTCTCAAAAACCGTTGAGGATCACTCCTCATGTGGGTTCGACTCCCACCTTCGGCACCAGACGGGACTATTATAGCAGAGTCGCGCGAGGTTTGAC
It encodes the following:
- a CDS encoding zf-HC2 domain-containing protein, which gives rise to MAFWMRDKHKQIKENLSAYLDGRLDPKQAAEVEAHLASCAECAWEKQTLEQTRRLVQMAPRVAVPRSFVLSPAQAEKPTRAGAFAVAPLMALRTATAVVGVLLAFVIAGDLWLRPMAPAPALAPMVGAPPAPTGDMYAFATTPEPTATEEVVMKLAAQPQTETPAPAAAPEATPAVPSPEGDGRGAFQPEATPELAARGLSATERGEARAPFWAEIWVWRAAEGALAAMFVALLVITVTGWRRVARM
- a CDS encoding sigma-70 family RNA polymerase sigma factor codes for the protein MMDEQSLIAQAQRGDLHAFNQLVLAYQSTLYNVAYRILGDSDAAADATQDAFVSAYKAIARFRGGSFKAWLLRIVTNACYDQLRVKQRRPTDSLDDMLVEPEHDATLRDDSESPEDFVLRQELGAAIQQGLSVLPPDQRITLVLSDIEGLSYEEIAQATQVSLGTVKSRLSRARSKLRDYLLHNGELLPAAYRLQGGTG
- a CDS encoding type II toxin-antitoxin system HicA family toxin; translated protein: MAKCPVLKPREVAAILENLGFVEVRRKGSHRQYRHPDGRCTTVPFHTGRDVSPILLRQIAKDIGLTVEELLKHR
- a CDS encoding type II toxin-antitoxin system HicB family antitoxin; protein product: MRTFTAVVEKCPDTGLYVGYVPGFPGAHTQAATLDELQKNLQEVIEMLLEDGEPSLEAEFVGTQTVVIGG